In the genome of Sphaeramia orbicularis chromosome 13, fSphaOr1.1, whole genome shotgun sequence, one region contains:
- the LOC115431199 gene encoding olfactory receptor 11A1-like, which produces MNSTHYTYFTLAAYFDIGLLKYLFFVIVMIFYALTVAANVLLIVVICVNRSLHEPMSLFMCSLFISELYGCTMLFPMIMVQLLRDVHTIATSLCFLQIYSVHSYSTIEYLTLTVMSYDRYLAICHPLQYHTLMTNNRIATLIAVPWFYGFLIVLITISVSSSLQLCGNIIHKVYCDNYSVVKLACSNTSAFNIYGLFISFATIGIPCLIFIYTYMRILKVCFSGSKQTRHKAVTTCTPHLASVINFGIGGGFELIQSRFNMNHVPNILRILLSLYFFVIQPFFNPLMYGLKISKIRILCKSLLFAKM; this is translated from the coding sequence ATGAACTCGACACATTATACTTATTTCACACTTGCTGCTTACTTTGACATCGGGCTGTTGAAATATCTGTTTTTCGTAATTGTGATGATCTTTTATGCTCTGACTGTCGCTGCTAATGTTCTGCTGATTGTGGTTATCTGTGTGAACAGAAGCTTACATGAACCCATGTCCCTGTTCATGTGCAGTCTGTTTATTAGTGAGCTGTATGGATGCACTATGTTGTTCCCAATGATCATGGTCCAGCTCCTCAGAGACGTTCACACTATTGCCACCTCGCTTTGTTTCCTGCAGATTTACAGCGTTCACTCTTATTCAACTATTGAGTATTTAACCCTGACCGTCATGTCATATGACCGATACCTGGCCATCTGTCATCCTTTGCAGTATCACACACTTATGACCAACAACAGGATCGCCACGTTAATCGCTGTACCGTGGTTTTACGGTTTTCTTATAGTTCTTATCACGATTTCTGTGAGTTCGTCTTTACAGCTGTGTGGAAACATCATTCACAAAGTCTACTGTGATAATTACTCTGTTGTGAAGTTGGCCTGTTCCAACACTTCTGCATTTAACATTTATGGACTCTTCATCAGTTTTGCCACCATAGGAATTCCATGTCTTATATTCATCTACACCTACATGAggatccttaaagtgtgtttttctggatctaaacagaccagacataaAGCGGTCACCACCTGTACACCTCACCTGGCTTCAGTCATTAACTTCGGCATCGGAGGCGGCTTCGAGTTAATACAGAGCAGGTTTAATATGAACCACGTCCCCAACATACTGAGAATATTACTGTCGCTATATTTTTTCGTCATTCAgccattctttaaccctttaatgtacGGGTTGAAAATCTCCAAAATCAGAATCCTGTGTAAGAGTTTACTGTTCGCTAAAATGTAA
- the LOC115431200 gene encoding olfactory receptor 52K1-like: MEMMENISSHQSFILNCFDELGALRPALFIPYFSMLVLSLLANALLIYVIVSQKNLHSLMYILIAVMAGVDLIIPFFFIPHMLLSFLLDWRGISVTACFMQMFLIHSVGTFQATILVWMSLDRYFAICTPLRYHEVMTLSRFMKFVVPLVVRNFFLIMLFVILVGKLWFCGGNMINHCFCEHMPVVAMACGSTAVNSLAGLVALVLIPVVDFIIIIVSYVIIFSSVLRSGQSAAKALHTCVTHIIVMTVTLVVALVALLSHRVRNKVPSAVQVFLSTMILLLPCCFNPIIYGIKIAEIRQNIAKTLGRCRIAVTVTVS; encoded by the coding sequence ATGGAGATGATGGAGAACATCTCTTCACACCAGAGCTTCATTCTAAATTGTTTTGATGAACTCGGAGCGCTGAGGCCCGCCCTCTTCATCCCATACTTCTCCATGTTGGTCCTCTCACTGTTGGCCAACGCTCTGCTGATCTACGTTATAGTTTCACAGAAGAACCTCCACTCACTGATGTACATCCTGATCGCCGTCATGGCTGGAGTCGACCTCATCATCCCGTTCTTCTTCATCCCCCACATGTTGTTGAGTTTCCTGTTGGACTGGAGGGGAATCTCTGTGACCGCCTGCTTCATGCAGATGTTCTTGATTCACTCTGTTGGAACATTCCAGGCCACTATATTGGTCTGGATGTCTCTGGACCGATACTTCGCCATCTGTACGCCCCTTCGCTACCATGAAGTCATGACATTGTCACGATTCATGAAGTTTGTGGTCCCACTTGTGGTCAGAAACTTCTTCTTGATTATGTTGTTTGTGATTCTGGTGGGAAAGTTGTGGTTCTGTGGTGGAAACATGATAAACCACTGTTTCTGTGAACACATGCCGGTGGTGGCGATGGCCTGTGGATCCACCGCCGTCAACAGCCTGGCTGGACTTGTGGCTCTGGTCCTCATCCCTGTTGTtgacttcatcatcatcatcgtgtcCTATGTGATCATCTTCAGCTCTGTGCTGAGGTCGGGCCAGTCAGCGGCCAAAGCTCTTCACACATGTGTCACTCATATTATAGTAATGACGGTCACGCTGGTCGTTGCTCTAGTCGCTTTACTGTCACATCGAGTCAGAAATAAGGTTCCTTCAGCTGTTCAGGTTTTCTTAAGCACCATGATTTTACTGCTGCCATGTTGTTTCAACCCAATCATCTACGGCATCAAAATTGCAGAGATACGACAAAACATCGCGAAGACACTAGGCCGCTGTCGAATTGCTGTAACTGTGACTGTTTCTTAA